A stretch of the Chitinophaga sp. Cy-1792 genome encodes the following:
- a CDS encoding DUF2130 domain-containing protein, with protein MEDAFAADIEKEMRGKMESEWRKRLESLQSEKNSLLSERSKIAAERQQIEAQRIQQEEEITKRVQLEKQQLRESLSEELRKTIVADFDNQVRMLREANLEQEAKLSAARQKELDFLRKEQELKNKETELEISLERKLMESRAELSELIRKEEAERNALKDTEHQLRLRELEKQLEDQRKLAEEMKRRAEQGSMQLQGEVQELVLEEMLRHSFPFDEVNPVGKGVRGADCIQLVKNRFGQECGRIIYESKRTKEFTEGWIEKLKADMRSQGIDVAILVTQTMPRGMDKFGERDGIWICTFAEVKALAHVLRDGIIKVFSALNTQENKGDKMHMLYAYLTSGEFAEQWKAIREGFMSLKISIQKERDAMEKIWKAREKQLEKVLLNAAHIKGSIEGIAGSDSVDLKLLEDAADEFLD; from the coding sequence ATGGAAGACGCCTTCGCAGCGGATATAGAGAAAGAAATGCGTGGTAAGATGGAGTCCGAATGGCGGAAGAGATTGGAATCTCTTCAGTCAGAGAAGAATTCCCTGCTGTCTGAAAGAAGTAAAATTGCCGCAGAACGCCAGCAGATCGAAGCCCAACGCATTCAGCAGGAGGAGGAGATCACCAAAAGAGTGCAACTGGAAAAACAACAGCTGCGCGAGTCTCTTTCTGAAGAATTACGCAAAACGATCGTTGCTGATTTCGACAACCAGGTACGTATGCTCAGAGAAGCCAACCTCGAACAGGAAGCCAAACTGAGTGCCGCACGCCAGAAAGAACTGGACTTCCTGCGTAAAGAACAGGAACTGAAAAATAAAGAAACAGAACTCGAAATATCCCTGGAACGTAAGCTCATGGAGAGTCGCGCCGAACTCTCAGAACTTATCCGCAAGGAAGAAGCAGAGCGTAACGCACTTAAAGACACCGAGCACCAGCTACGTTTACGTGAACTGGAAAAACAACTGGAAGACCAACGCAAACTCGCCGAAGAAATGAAACGCAGAGCCGAACAAGGTTCTATGCAATTACAGGGAGAAGTACAGGAACTCGTTCTGGAAGAAATGTTACGCCATAGCTTTCCTTTCGATGAAGTAAACCCTGTAGGCAAAGGCGTTCGCGGGGCAGATTGTATTCAGCTCGTGAAAAACCGCTTCGGACAGGAATGTGGCCGCATTATCTACGAGAGCAAGCGCACCAAGGAATTTACCGAAGGCTGGATTGAAAAATTAAAAGCAGATATGCGTAGCCAGGGCATCGATGTGGCCATCCTTGTTACGCAAACCATGCCACGCGGCATGGACAAATTCGGGGAACGAGACGGCATCTGGATCTGTACCTTCGCTGAAGTGAAAGCCCTCGCTCATGTACTCAGGGATGGTATCATCAAGGTTTTCAGCGCACTCAATACACAGGAAAACAAAGGCGACAAAATGCATATGCTCTACGCTTATCTCACCAGCGGCGAATTTGCCGAACAGTGGAAAGCCATCAGAGAAGGGTTCATGTCGCTCAAAATCTCTATACAAAAAGAACGTGATGCCATGGAAAAAATCTGGAAGGCACGCGAAAAACAACTCGAAAAAGTATTACTCAATGCTGCGCATATCAAAGGATCTATCGAAGGCATCGCCGGCAGCGATTCCGTAGATCTCAAACTCCTCGAAGATGCAGCAGACGAATTTCTCGATTAA
- a CDS encoding type II toxin-antitoxin system HicA family toxin: protein MTCNELWRILKKDGWYVKREGKGSHKVLAHPEKEGEIVFSDHGSAEMGSGLVNKILKQAELR, encoded by the coding sequence ATGACTTGTAATGAATTATGGAGAATCTTAAAAAAAGATGGTTGGTATGTAAAGAGGGAAGGTAAAGGAAGCCATAAAGTTCTCGCGCATCCGGAGAAGGAAGGAGAGATCGTTTTTTCTGATCATGGCAGTGCTGAAATGGGAAGCGGATTGGTGAATAAAATTCTAAAACAGGCGGAATTAAGATAA
- a CDS encoding helix-turn-helix transcriptional regulator, which yields MKSIVFVVEKTTTGYSAYANDFDKYPVGTTAENIEQLRKNVLDATNLYLSEIGKKVVKENDISLVLDVRQFFEFYKIINAKALAERIGMSQSLLSQYANGIKKPSEKQTDKILEGVRQLGRELAKIEFI from the coding sequence ATGAAAAGCATCGTGTTTGTAGTAGAAAAAACAACAACCGGATATTCAGCCTATGCAAATGATTTCGATAAATATCCGGTAGGTACAACGGCTGAAAACATCGAACAGTTAAGGAAAAATGTATTAGATGCCACAAATCTTTATTTAAGTGAAATTGGCAAGAAAGTAGTTAAGGAGAATGATATCTCATTGGTATTAGATGTCAGGCAGTTTTTTGAGTTCTACAAAATTATTAACGCCAAAGCATTGGCAGAGCGTATTGGCATGAGTCAATCGTTGTTGTCTCAGTATGCAAATGGAATTAAGAAGCCTTCCGAAAAACAAACAGATAAAATATTGGAAGGGGTAAGGCAGTTGGGGAGAGAGTTGGCAAAGATTGAATTTATTTAA